CATAAACCGACTTTAGATGATAACGCTTTCTTACATAGAATGACAAACAGATTAAGATTATATTAAATCTAGTAAATCCGCCTCCAACCTACTTGTAACGTCTTTTAGACGTGTTAGAATGATACTATACGTATCAGAGGAGGTGACAATACATGAGCCAAGAGGAAGAAGTTGTATCCCAAAATGAAGAAGAAATTGCCGAAGAGTCCACCGAAGAAGTGGTGAGCGAAGACGCGGCGGAAGAAGTAGCAGAAGCCCTTGAAGAAGTTGCAGCTGCTGAAGAAAATGAAGAATCCCAAGAGGAATAATCCTTTTATTTTAAAATAAAATCCCCCTCAGCCCTCCGGGTTGGGGGTTTATTGCGTTTATAAAAAAAATTTTAAACCTGTATGCATAAATATTCTGAACATTCAAATAATACTGGTGTACCAAAAAAAAGGAGATGATATGAATGGCTAGAAACAACACTTTAGTCGTACAACAAGCAAAGGCAGCATTGGATCAACTGAAGTACGAAGTCGCTCAGGAAATTGGTGTCCCTCTCTCCCCTAATGGCTACAACGGCAATTTGGCAACACGTGATGCTGGTGCAATTGGCGGCAACATCACGAAACGGTTAGTGCAAATAGCTGAGCAACAACTTTCCAGCTTCAAACGCTAATCCTTTGATGTAGGAGCAAGCTCAAAAAAGACTGATTCACTCGATCCTCCTTAGAGTGACTTCAGTCTTTTTCTTTTTTCTTCGAAATCATCCTATCTTCCTTCAAATTCCTCACCAATTTGCCCAATCCTATTCTTTTCACGCCGCACCTCTAGTATGATGGCCTTATCCGCTATCACCAAAAGGAGTGTTACTCATGACCGAACAATATGAAATTTTTCGAGACCCTTATCGCATGCTCATTCTTTTAGCTACCCTTGTGAGTGAACAGAAAGGAGAAAAAGAGCTTCGATTTGACCATGTTCCCTACTTTGAGAATGAGACGTTTCTGATCCAGCATGAAAAGTTTGTCTACAAAAAAGTGCCCACAGAAATAACCTGGTTCCAATTTCTCGGCAGAGATATTACCAGCAACCAAGATTACTCCCGTGAGGAATACAACAAGATGTTCGTTGATTGTCTGGCTTCGCTTTATCAGATCAAATAAGCCTTATACATAACCGCAAAAAAAAGCACGTCATGATCCATCATGACGTGCTTCGCTATTTGGGTTATTTCTTTTTAACTTCTTCAACGAACACGTCACTAGCATCACGGTTGCTGCCAAGCTCAAGGATCGTATACTTCTTTTCACCGATCATAATAACATCTTCCACTTCCGGCAATGGATCACCCAGATATACCGTGCCCAAATATACATTGCTGCTTTTCAAACGTAGATTCCATCGATGTTGTTGTTTCGTCATTTCCCTGATCCTCCCAAGCTCTATTGACATCAAGTTACCATAAATCACGCCAAGATGAAAGCCCCACTATTAAAGTAGTACCTAATTATGGTACATTAATGTCATGCTCGTTAAAGAAAGGTTGTCATCGACATGACTACACAAGGCCTATCGGAAGAAGAAATGTCCCTCCTGCTTGCCAAAAATGATGTAGGCATACAAGGCACACAAACGAATTCTCCTTACTTGCCTAGGTCAAAAAAGAAACGCAAATCACAACATTTGCTGCAAAAATTATTCCATTTTTGGCAAACTTAAATGTGCCCCCTGTATTGACAATTAGTCAATTCCTTGGTATATTACTAATTGTCTTCAAAAAACGACTTGTTAGCTCAGCTGGGAGAGCACTATCTTGACAGGGTAGGGGTCAGTGGTTCGAGCCCACTACAGGTCATCCTCGTTACGAAAGCGCGCTATATCAACGTTTGACTGTTCATTGGACTAACGTTGACAATACACAGGGTAGCGGTCGACCCGTACCTTGGGTAGCGCCTAAAAATACGTCTCTTATTCGATAACAATCGATAGGAGGCGTTTTTGTTTTGTCTACAGTAACTGATCCGCGAGCCAAACGTAAAGTAAAGAACGTTAGGACTGCTCTTCTCCCCGCTTATGATCTAGATGCGATGTTTGAGCGCTTCTACCACGCCAAGAGTTCCGAAGGTTTAGCTATTAAAACGTTAAAAAGCTACCGCGATAATTATGCGTTCTTTTGCCGCTTTTTGGACATACGGAAAATATACCGCGATATCCGTAACGTCACTCCCGATGTTCTGCGCGATTATATGTCCTACATGTTGCGGGATAAGATACGTTTCGAAGAGTGCGGTAAGTTTGCGCCCGAAAGCTCTAAGACGGCCGGGCTTTCCGCAACAACGGTTAATATCCGTCTGAAGCCACTGCGCACGATGTTCCGATTTCTAAAGAGCGAGGGTATTATCGAAATCGACCCGACTGAGAACGTTAAGCGCGCTACGGAGGAAGAGAAGAAAATCGATATTATGAACGTTGAACAAATTCGCGCGCTTCTTAATGCGCCTGATCAACGGACTTATGCCGGCTTTCGTGATTTTGTATTAATGAACGTATTGATAGATACTTTTGCACGCATATCAGAAACGCTCGCGATAAAAACGTCACAGGTAGATTTTTCGTTAGGAATGATATTCTTTCCAGCGCCAAATACTAAAGGCAAGCGAGATAATTCCGTCCCTATCACGCCGAATACACAGCGGCTCATCAAAGCATTAATTAAAGAGAACGAGGATATGGATTCTGAGTATCTGTTCTTGGCAAATTACGGTGAGCCCCTTACAGACAACCACTTTCGCCATCGGTTACAGGATCACGTTAAAAAAGCTCGCTTAGATATTCGCGTGCATCCGCACCTTTTCCGACACTCTGGCGCAACAATGTTTTTAGAGAATGGCGGCGACATACGTCATCTCGCTAAGATACTGAATCATAAAGATCTGCGTATTGTTACGCGCTATACCCACCTTTCAGATTCGTCAATCAAGCGCCAGCATGATCAGTATTCACCAATGAACGATATTGTCGGAAAACTTAACCGTGAGCGAAAAATCAATAGGCTTTAACATATTCCTTCTATTATAAGAGAGTCTTGCTTCCGTTCCCTCCGCGCGTTATAATTACGAATATACGTTCGTATACGGAGGTTTTACAAAATGTCTGCAACAAACGAAGAAATGACGCTTATACGCGAATCTGTTATACTCCCGTTCTTGTTACCGATCATTGCGCGCAATATAACCGAATTGGAAAACGGTAAAGGTAAGGATGCGCTGCTTAACCGCCTCTATCTTGCGGCGACCCAAGCGCTACATGATGATATCGAGGCGGACATACGCGCGATTAAGAAAACGCTAAAAGAACAGGATATCCGCGTATGGGAGGACGACAAAAGATCCCGCGAAGTAAACGCGAGATATTATCGGTTCGTTGTTCGCGGCTACGAAGAGAACTTCGGAATTATGCGGGAGATAGCTAGAGCGGAGATTAGCACACGATTAAAGTTGTATGTACGTAAAATAGAAAAAGCGTTCAGCCAACGGAGGTAAATTCCGCTAACTGAACGCTTTATTTTATTTTACTACAGTAGCATCATTTAAAAGCCAGGATGTTACGATGCCGCCTTGTTCAACCAAAGTTCCTTTGATTGTGATTGCATCACCTTTATTCAACTTAGTAATGTCTGTTTTATCGGAGGCACTAAGTGTGAATGAAGCGTAATCCGCAGCACTACCGACATGAATGACGACGTGTCGAGCTTTATTCTCAGACTCAGCTACGAAGGCATTTTGGACCGTACCTGACCAAGTAACTTCAGTACCTTTCAGCGTACTGAAATATTCAGTTTGTTGCACACTTGTACGCTTATCGAATTCTTTTTTAAATGCGGTAAAGCCTCCGCCACTTGGCGATGTAATAGGTTGATTTTGATTACATCCTGTTAAAGCAATTATGGCAACTACTATTAGGCAAAACAATACCCCTTTAAGTCTCATTAGATGTCCATCCCTTTTCCATATGTTACCGTTATTGTATAACGTTTTGTACGCTGTGCCTAGTCCGAAAGTTACATTGAGCTTCCTGTAAACGCAAAAAAGCGCCACCCTCCGCGATTAAACGGAAGATGGCGCTCGTTGTTTACGTATTACTTTCGGAAGTCGGCCGGCATTTCAACGTCACCGATTCCGCCCTTCATGATTACGAAGAATACGAATGCTACGGAAAAAGAAGCTACGGACATAAATTTCGCGATATTTTTCATTGGATGATTTCCCCTTTATTATATGTTTTAGTTTGCGTTTATTCCTGTAAGCTGCGCTACTCCGTTGGTAATTCCGCCGCTTTACGTAATTCATTCGCGAGCCAATTTAGGTATGTTCGCTGCTTCGCGTCATCGGTCGCGTGCCAAGCCGGTGAAATCCACGTATTTATTACCGTTTGCGCAACGCCTGGGTCCAGTTTCAAGCCGCCCACCTCCTTATCGTAATCCGCGTACTGTGACGCGAGTGCTACGATCTTGCCCGCATAAAACGGATCGGTCGCGTATCCAGACGCATAGAGCGCCACCGCTTGTTCCGACGGACTCTTCGCGTTTCTTACTCGCTCATAGCGTGCAGTCCCGAATAGCAAGTCCTGATCGCGGAAGCAATCCTCGACGGAATCATACGCGCGCCAATTCGCAGTGACGTTATCGTAGCGAACGCCATCATAAACTTCCCACGTTTTCGTACTTACGCTGCGACCGCGCCAATATGCGTTAGTCTGACCGCCGCCAACTTTGAAGCCTACGAGGTTATTCCACGCGTTGATTGCGCCGCCAGTTTCGAGCAAAGCCTGCGCGATACGGATTGACGGAAATATCGGCGATCCTTCAGCGCGAAGTTTGGTTGCGACTGGCGCGATTATACCGATGAATTCTGCGCGGTTCATTACGCCACCCTCCCCGTCCACATGTCGCTAATCATGCGGCCAACGTAGGCCATCGGTAGATAAAAGTAACCACCGTCGCCCCAATCCGCGCCCCATGAATTGCGGCAAATAATGTATTCAATTCCGTTAATTTGCGTATATCCCATCGCCAGGACCGCGTGACCGCCTAGCGCATATTCCTTCGTGCGATCCGGGATTGGGACGATGCCCGTCCGCGCTACCTCCAAACTCTCAAAACTTTCGTAGATTTCGATGCCGATAACGACCGGATATCCTTCCGCGAGCGACTCTTTTAGTTGCTGCGGATTGTTAGCATTAAGCCTGCGGTACGATGCGATTTTGTGACAGGCTGCGGCTTCTTCCGCTTCGGCTGAAGGTGTATTTCTAAACGTAGATTCAACGTAGGGGAACTCGCCTTCCCCGGCACAACCGCGTTGCTGAAGGATCTTAAAGCCATCGCGAAGAAACGCGCCAGAATCGTAATCGACTGTGCCTTCGAGATTGCGTTCGTGCCAGTAAAGGTACAAGCGCGAATACTCGAAATGCAATCCGGATTGGTATCCGAAGTTTTTATCGAGGTATGACAGGAACGCACAAATTGCGTTAGCCGTACACGAACCTAGCGCGCCTTGCTCGAATATGGCCGCCGCGTCTCTCGGACGTAAATCGACGGACTCCGGAAGGACCGCCGCTCTACTTACGAATAAGAGATCGCGCGAATCTTCTGGATCACGTTTTAACGCATACCTACGCGTTGTCATTTCGAGTCGCCTCCGCTGCCCGTCCGATTTTTAAGCACCGCGATCGCATTCGTGATGACTGGCGGCAGCGGCAAGCCGAGTCGGCCGTAGTTTTCCGTAATCGACAGTAGTTCGTTCGCGAGGAATGCGTAAATAGCGCCAGTCATAATGAGATCCGTTCCGACGACAACGTCAAGTCTATGCGCGAGTAAGATCGCAAGTAACGCGAGGATTTTACGGAAGAGGCCCCAGTAGCCGACCTCGGATTTCAAACCGGTCCCTTCGCGAATGGATGCGGCGACCCCCGTTACGTAATCGATCGCCATCGCTAGTAAGAAAAAGCCGAGCAAATCCGTCCACCCCCCATATGCATAGCTGATAAACGCACCGAATAGGCCGGCTGCCGTGTTAAATAACGTTTGCTTCATTAATAGATCGCTCCTCTGCGGCACCAACCGCTTTAATTAAATAAGGTGACAGCCATAAGTCCGCTGGACTGACGTCACCTGTCGTTTGGTTAACGATGTTAAGGCCCGTTTCCGCTAACGTTGCGGCTACGATTTCCTCTGAGCAGATAAAGCGCCGCTTATCGTCATAGAACACGTTTATACCGAATTTTAGGCGCAAAAAAAGCGCGGCAATTTCGCCCCACCCGTAGCCTGCGCCCTCAGTCGCCAATATTCGTTTAAGTATCGCGCGCCTTGTTTCTAGCGGAAGGTCGAGCCGCTTAATATCATAGTCCGAAAGTTCCGAAAGGTCCGCTAATCCTGCCGTCCTATTCGCGTTTGCTTCAAAGATAACATTGCCGTCAATATAGTAAGCAACGTGTGAGTACGGTGATTTCGTAACCCAACGAACTAGCCATCCGAATAAGGACGGTCGTTTCCGTTTCTTAACGAAAATCACATCGCAAGCTTCGAATTTCACCATACAATCGCGTCTATTTCTTCCGTTGATTGGGCAGCTAGTACAGCGGCTTTGAGCGTCCAGAAGTGTCCGATTAATGCGTTCTTATGCGCAAGTCCATCCGCGAATACCGTCTTAAATTGCGCGACCGTATGGGATTCCGGAAGGCCAGACGCTTTCCAAACGATAGCTCCCGTTACAATGCCGGCCGTGATCGCGTTGAGCATACCGCCGAGATTAATCTGAGCATCATAGTCGAAATCGTACGTGTGTGGTGAGCCAAGCGCGTTTGACGTGAAGCCTGCGAGAATGGCGGCGTTACAGGCAACGTTGAGTTCCGCGAGTTTTGCGTCTTGCGGAGACACTGCGGAAGGTGAGTTTACCTCAATAACTTGACCATCCACCCACCTCAATAGGGTGTTTTGTTTTTGATTTCTGATTACCGCAGGAAGCTCGTCTACTAGAATGAATTTAAGTTTAAATGTCTCTGTTTCTTCCTGTGTCGTTTCCTTGTAACCCCTGATTAGATTGTCATCCGTTAAAAATAAAACGTACATCAATATCACCCCACTACATCATATTTCAGTTTAATATTTTGAACTTGTCCGCCTGCATTACCAGTACCAGACCAAGCGTATACATAAATCGGCATTTTTTCGATGATCCTTACATTCTTTGAAACCACTACGAACGAAGCGGAACTGCTAGGCGTATAGTTGAGACCCCCAGGAACAGAGTTAAGAATAGTCCCAATTGGTAAAGACCAATCTAGTGATCCACTCGCGCTCAATTCCAAATTTGACCCTATTCCTTGAAAAACACCTAAAATAATATTCCCCCCTGATGGTGCTTTCACTTCTGCTTCTACTACCAAGTCACCTTTACCTTTTGGTACTAGCTTCGCAATCAACGTTGCTTGTGTACTCGATGCCGGTACCAATGTCTGTAACGGCAAATAGCTTTCTTGAGCCGTATTACTTGCGCCAATCGCATAGTTTCCTGAAATACCCGAAATACTGGAGTAAATCTGAGCCAATCTAGCAAATATAGTGGATGTTCCCGCTGCATCAGTATTAGCACCAATCCGCGTATTTGTCGAACTGATATTAGTATTCGCTGTATTGACGTTCGTGTTTACCGTTCCTATCGTAGTGTTGGCCGAACTAGCGTTAGTGTTAACCGTTCCAAGAACGGAATTTAACTGAGCCAATCGTGCCATGACTGAACCCGTCCCGCTTGCTGCATCGCCCGTTAATCCGAGCAATGTTTCGAGCGTGTCCGTATATCCTTCGACCTGGTCCACGTATGCTGCGATTTGCGCAAGCCTCGCGAATAATGTATTTGTCCCTGAAGCATCCGCATTTGTGCCGATTCTACTTTTAACGTCAACTATTTGAGATAAAGTTACCGGATCAATCGTCATTAAGACACCGCCTTTGTAATCGTTGAAATATTGCCGCTGCCATCGTATGATATCGTACTCGTGACTGTCTCGCCGCCTGCCACTTCCGCTACGGTAGACAAGCGGTCGCTTCCGTCATAAGTCATTGACGTGGTTTTAATAACGGTTGTTCCGTCTTTCTCTTCAATCTTCGTTAACTTTCCGGACGTGTATGTCATTACGGTTGTTCGCGTATCTTTATCGAGCCATGCCGCTTTGTTCTTGACGACGTCCGCATTACTCGCGCCTATATTCTTCGTAGCTGTCTGAACGAATGTAGACACTCCCGATTCAATTGCGTCAATTAACGCTTGCTGATTTACGAGTGTAACAGCGTCCGAAGCTACCGGCCTCGGTAATCCGAGTTTTGGCGTAGTTGTTGCCATCCGTTCCCCTCCGTTATGTTAATGATTCGAATTGTGCCCACGTATAGTTGTTCGCCGACAGCGTCCCCCAGGTAAACGCGTGAGCATCAAGCGCGCTCCATGTCATATACGTAAACGCGAAGTTTATCGCTAAATGCGCCGGCACAATCTCGCGTAACGCCGCTTGAATATCCGCCAAATTTGCCGGTACGCCGTGATTGCTTATAAACGTGATGCTCACCGTATAATGCGCGTTGTCCTCTGTTACTCTGACTTCGCCGTTATCGTAAGCCTCCGCTACATTCTTGATCATCGCAGCATTAACCGTACCAACTCCGCGCAACTTCGATTTGATAACGGAACGCCGCTGTTCGATCGGTTTAAGACCGTCCGTAGGCAAGCCGCAAATACGTTCCCAATTCGCGAGCCCCCACGTTGCCGTATCGACGTAGAACTGCGCGAGAACATCCGCGACATTAGCGTTCAATGATGCAACTTCCGCGCCCTCAACGTTTAACAGGTTTCCAACGATGCGCGATCCTTCGTAGTAATTCGGAAGATAGCCGCTCATTGACTGGCGGATCTCACCGTATAGGCGCAGCGGATTTAATGGCGCTACCATTACGTCACCGTCCCTGCAATCGCAACGCTACCATCCGCGACTGTAATATTCGATGTTCCGCCATTTACCGTTAAGCTTGAGTAATCGATGACCGCATCGACGCCGAGAACGATATTCGCAATCTGCGTATAGCGCACGGTGGAATCCACGAAAGCCAACGATGCCAAGTACGCTGTAAGTGCTGCCGCTATTTGCGCGCGTGCCTCGGCGAGTGTTGAACCGCTTTTTAACGTATAAGTACCGACTACGTTAATCGCGACCTCTGTTGCGCCGACGACGGTAGCAGTTGCGCCGATCGGTTGCTGTGACGCGATATACGTAGTAGCTTCGGTCACTTTCCCCGTCGTCGGAGCCCGTTTATTTCCGTCGAGTAGCACGACTTTGACCGTCCCGGCTCCGGCCCATATCGGATACACCTTCGCGTCAGATATTCCGCTCACTTCTAGCGCCCATTTTCGGTATTGATTCGCGTTGCCGGACGTTGCTGGCTTGCGGACGTCTTCCAGAAAGCGCGCTAAGAGTTCCGCGTCTGTTTCTTCGTTGACACCGCCGGCAAATGAGGCGCTGTTCGTTACCGAAGCGACACCACTCAAATTACCGAATACTAACGCAATAGCACCGGCCGCCACGTTACCGGAAATTCCGCCAACCTGCGCTTCAGCCGCAACCGTAACGGAACCCGACGCGATAGTGCCGGCAGCCTTAGTCACGAATAGAATAGGACTGTTTCCGCCAGTTGAGAGCACCGTACCCGCTGCAATAACTGTTCCGTCGGTCCCTCCGAATCTGACGGAGCCGGCAGCCTTAACCGCGAGTTTACGATAGATTCCGCGCGTACTCGTTTCCATATCGAGGTATGGTCCGTATGTCGTATCGGCAAATCCGAATTTCAGCACGTTATCTAACTCCATATATGCGCGTGCCATTTCGATAGCTGCCGGCGAAAGTAAATCGAACGTCGCCGAGCCTTCGCGCAAATCAAGCGTTTGGTCGCTCGCGCCTAGCATACGTTGTAGGACGGCGGCTTTCGTCTGAGTTTCGTACATTTATAGCGTCACCTCCTGCGTGGCCGATCCGTAGATGGAGTCGACCGTGAATGAAATGTAAAGTCCGTCAATTGAGCGGTTGATACCGAAGCTATGAACGGACTTAATTCGCGCATCATATATCAGAGCGTCCGTAATAACTCGCGGAATCTCAGCGTTAAGTAGCGCCTGTGGAACGTCTTGGCCGACGATATCTTCGAGCTCACATCCGTATTGATTCGTGTACGCTTGGAATCGATAACGCGCCGTCAATATCGCTTTTCGTACAAACTGTTTTATCGCGTCAATCCCGTCAATTCTAGCGGATGATACTTCCTCGCCGTCGAAATCGATCGCGTACGTTTTGGACGGCAAAATAACCGTCGCCACTTCGGTAGCGCGGTCGGTTACAGGCTTTAGCGGACTAAGTGCCATTTATAGGACCACCGCCTTATCCAGAACTACGTATGATTGGCCGCCGTTCATGCTTACGACAATGACGCGATCACCGGCCTCAAGCGGTGATTTAACGGTCATCTCTGCTACAGAACCGCCGTTTATCGTTACCTGGCGCGTGTGTTCTGTTAGATGCTCCGCGATAACGATATCGCCTGCGTCAAGTGTAAGCGCCATATTATCGATCTTAATCGCAATTGCAGGAAGCGCCACTGTTACTGTAGCGAGTTCGATCCGGTCATAATCGTTACGGCCGATCTCTCTTATCGCTTGGACAAGGCGGCTGATTCCCGTTCCTTGAAGCGTGTCATTTTCCATACGTTCAACTCCTAATTCAAGAACGCGAGCGCACCCGTGAACTTGTATGCGTCCGATGATTTCGCTTTAACAACCGGCGGCTCATACTGTAGCTGCGGAAGCTCTTCGTCACCCGATATACCTAGCGTCATCTTATAAGTATCGCCTTCCCACGAATGGGAATCGGTCACAACATAGAATGCGCCGACGATATTCGTTAGTGCTTCCCGCACATAGACCGCCACTCCTGACGTAACACTGGCGTCACCGAGCGCGGTTACATTCGCGTCATCATTAATAACGGACTTTGCTTCGAGCAGCGTCTTCGCTAATTGTTCAAGTTGCGACCGTGTTAAATCGGAATCTGCGCGTTCGAGATGCTGCATAATGCCGAATTTCTTAATGACCGCTTCATCCTTAACCGTAAACTCGATCGGTTTTTTTTCTTCGTCGCCGCCCATAACCCTGATTTGATTGCGCATATCCTCGATAGATAACGCGTAAGAAGCGTCGAGTATATTCGTAGAATCGTCAAGTATGAATCCGACGACTTTTTCACCGCGTTCTATAACGTTAAGGAGTCCGTTTGCAGACTGTACCCAAAACCGACGCCCCGTTTGTTTCCGCGTCTCAGTTAATGCGGTCGTTATCATATCCCACAACGACATATCACGGAGAACAAGCTTCGGAATTACGTATCCGGTGTCTGTAATGTCTCCGATATCAATGCCGAAGTCATCGCACAGTTCCCGCACAATAGCGGAAGCCTTCATATTCGTGAACTTACGCGTATCGATTGACTTCGTTAAATAGACCGCCTCATCATACGCTGTAATCTGCATAGAGCCGCCCGCATTAACGGAATGGGAGAAAATGACTCCGCGGAATATCTCTACGTTATCAGAAAGAAGTAGCAATTGCTTACCGAGTTCGACCGTTAACGCTTGGCTGTTTCCGTCTATCGTGTTCTTAATCGCGATATCAAGTTTACGGTAGGCTTGCGTAATATCGCCGGACCAGTTAACGGATGTGACTAGCGGGTCAATAATCGTATCTTCGTAGATTACGGAAATTGTCACGGTATCGATAACACCTGCCCAGCGTATATCAAATTCGGATTCCGACCGATAGTCACTTTATTCGCGTCATAAATCTCAGGCCAACGGTCTCCGTCGACATAGACTATGTGCGCGATTTTCGTAAGATTGTCGCCTTCCTTTACCGTATAAGACGATACTAATGGGACCGCCACTCCGACGCGCGTTTCTTGTCCGGAAACATATGCGGAGGCCATTAAAACGCCATCCGCCGCTTTCTCCGTAACCGACTTAAGCTCAGTAAAACGGTACGCTTTGAGCGAAATACTGTAGAATATGTCTCCGACGTGGCCGGCGCGAGCCTCATACGTAAAGGAGCGCACCGTTACTGGTATGTTTACGGAACCCGTTATCGTCAATCGAATAGGACGCCGCGTCTCGATCCAACTTTCAATTAAGTTAACGGCGTCTTGCGGACTCGGAATATCGGAATACTCGCAATAAGACGAGTTATAATCACGCGGAAAAAACGAAGAAAACGAATATTCCCGTAGCCGATCCGATCCGATTACGGTCAACTCGCCTAATTGCGTCGTCATTACGTCATCATATCCGTGTGTTTTAGCAATGCGGACAGATTCGGGATTGACCGGAAGGCGTAGCATTTCAGCACCGTTATTGTACGTCAGCCAAAATTGGAGTTCGTTTATCATCGCGCTACCGCCCCTCTCGCTTCCCACGCTTGAGTCGCGAGTGCTTTCGCAATAGCGTCGATATCGTTGTCGGAACGAACATTAAACGTGTTCCCTGTAACGAGGACACTGCTACCCGATCCGTTACCCATTCGACGCTTATCTGCGTCAGTTTTCGTCAATACTTCCTCGTCTACATGTAAACGCGCAGTGTAACCGTTGTAAGGTACGCGCGATAATCCGCCAGCGTGTCCGTTAGGGACTTGCGGACCTTGCGTAGGATTTGCTTTCTTATAATCGAGTAGTGCTTTACCTCCGAGCACTTTACCGTTCTCATCGCGAATGACTTCTGGATGGAGCAGTCTATTAAGCGGAGCGAGGAAGTTTTCGATTCCGGCAGACGCGCCTTTTTCCTTAAACACCGCCGCATCCGATTGAATATCGTTCGAAATTTGTCTAACTGCGCCGATGCTTCCAGAACCGATCGCTATTGCAGCCGCGGCTTTTACCGCTGGACCACCAGGCGTTGCAATATACGTCATTAACGCAGCCATTTTCGGATTCTCATTTGCGAATTGCTCAAGTCCTGATAGCATCCCGCTCGCAAGTGATTTACCTAAGTTTACACCAACCGCTCCGAGCTTCTCACTAGAGTTAGATAGCGCTGTGCTAACGAACCCGATTAGTGCGCTTGTTGCATTCTCGATTTGTTTTGATCCGCCATTGTTGTACCAGAAATCAAATGTCTTTTTTAAGTCGCTAATGACGAATTCAAACTTTTGCTGAAACGTACCCAGATCGCGAAACGACTGATTATCGATAAAGTGCTCCTTTAGGTAACGTTTAGCCCCGTCAGCCATACGCTCCATCGCCGCTGTAATCTGCGGTGTCTTAGCGTTTACGTAATCACCAAGCGCGTTAAATGTCGCCTTGATCGCGGGGAGTAACGGCTTGACCGCCTGTATCTGCAACGTCTCTATCGCGCCTTTAAACTGCTCAATAGCTCCTCTTCCGTTGTCCATTTTCTCCTTTGCGACCCTATACGCCGTTACGTTACTCATTTCGTCATAGAACTTCCTAACGCCATCCGCGCCTTCTTCGTAAAGGATGTTACCGGCTCGAATCGCATCTGTACCGAACATCGCTTCCAACGCCGCTTGGCGCTGCATATCATTCATACTTCCGAGTGACTTACGCAAAGTATCCGCCACATTTGCTAGTGATTCGA
Above is a genomic segment from Paenibacillus sp. HWE-109 containing:
- a CDS encoding alpha/beta-type small acid-soluble spore protein, with the protein product MARNNTLVVQQAKAALDQLKYEVAQEIGVPLSPNGYNGNLATRDAGAIGGNITKRLVQIAEQQLSSFKR
- a CDS encoding tyrosine-type recombinase/integrase, with product MSTVTDPRAKRKVKNVRTALLPAYDLDAMFERFYHAKSSEGLAIKTLKSYRDNYAFFCRFLDIRKIYRDIRNVTPDVLRDYMSYMLRDKIRFEECGKFAPESSKTAGLSATTVNIRLKPLRTMFRFLKSEGIIEIDPTENVKRATEEEKKIDIMNVEQIRALLNAPDQRTYAGFRDFVLMNVLIDTFARISETLAIKTSQVDFSLGMIFFPAPNTKGKRDNSVPITPNTQRLIKALIKENEDMDSEYLFLANYGEPLTDNHFRHRLQDHVKKARLDIRVHPHLFRHSGATMFLENGGDIRHLAKILNHKDLRIVTRYTHLSDSSIKRQHDQYSPMNDIVGKLNRERKINRL
- a CDS encoding glycoside hydrolase family 73 protein: MNRAEFIGIIAPVATKLRAEGSPIFPSIRIAQALLETGGAINAWNNLVGFKVGGGQTNAYWRGRSVSTKTWEVYDGVRYDNVTANWRAYDSVEDCFRDQDLLFGTARYERVRNAKSPSEQAVALYASGYATDPFYAGKIVALASQYADYDKEVGGLKLDPGVAQTVINTWISPAWHATDDAKQRTYLNWLANELRKAAELPTE
- a CDS encoding C1 family peptidase: MTTRRYALKRDPEDSRDLLFVSRAAVLPESVDLRPRDAAAIFEQGALGSCTANAICAFLSYLDKNFGYQSGLHFEYSRLYLYWHERNLEGTVDYDSGAFLRDGFKILQQRGCAGEGEFPYVESTFRNTPSAEAEEAAACHKIASYRRLNANNPQQLKESLAEGYPVVIGIEIYESFESLEVARTGIVPIPDRTKEYALGGHAVLAMGYTQINGIEYIICRNSWGADWGDGGYFYLPMAYVGRMISDMWTGRVA
- a CDS encoding phage holin family protein, with product MKQTLFNTAAGLFGAFISYAYGGWTDLLGFFLLAMAIDYVTGVAASIREGTGLKSEVGYWGLFRKILALLAILLAHRLDVVVGTDLIMTGAIYAFLANELLSITENYGRLGLPLPPVITNAIAVLKNRTGSGGDSK
- a CDS encoding DUF4376 domain-containing protein, whose protein sequence is MYVLFLTDDNLIRGYKETTQEETETFKLKFILVDELPAVIRNQKQNTLLRWVDGQVIEVNSPSAVSPQDAKLAELNVACNAAILAGFTSNALGSPHTYDFDYDAQINLGGMLNAITAGIVTGAIVWKASGLPESHTVAQFKTVFADGLAHKNALIGHFWTLKAAVLAAQSTEEIDAIVW
- a CDS encoding YmfQ family protein, with translation MVAPLNPLRLYGEIRQSMSGYLPNYYEGSRIVGNLLNVEGAEVASLNANVADVLAQFYVDTATWGLANWERICGLPTDGLKPIEQRRSVIKSKLRGVGTVNAAMIKNVAEAYDNGEVRVTEDNAHYTVSITFISNHGVPANLADIQAALREIVPAHLAINFAFTYMTWSALDAHAFTWGTLSANNYTWAQFESLT
- a CDS encoding baseplate J/gp47 family protein translates to MYETQTKAAVLQRMLGASDQTLDLREGSATFDLLSPAAIEMARAYMELDNVLKFGFADTTYGPYLDMETSTRGIYRKLAVKAAGSVRFGGTDGTVIAAGTVLSTGGNSPILFVTKAAGTIASGSVTVAAEAQVGGISGNVAAGAIALVFGNLSGVASVTNSASFAGGVNEETDAELLARFLEDVRKPATSGNANQYRKWALEVSGISDAKVYPIWAGAGTVKVVLLDGNKRAPTTGKVTEATTYIASQQPIGATATVVGATEVAINVVGTYTLKSGSTLAEARAQIAAALTAYLASLAFVDSTVRYTQIANIVLGVDAVIDYSSLTVNGGTSNITVADGSVAIAGTVT
- a CDS encoding DUF2634 domain-containing protein, with translation MALSPLKPVTDRATEVATVILPSKTYAIDFDGEEVSSARIDGIDAIKQFVRKAILTARYRFQAYTNQYGCELEDIVGQDVPQALLNAEIPRVITDALIYDARIKSVHSFGINRSIDGLYISFTVDSIYGSATQEVTL